The following proteins come from a genomic window of Pirellula staleyi DSM 6068:
- a CDS encoding ATP-binding protein has protein sequence MSSSSRQPDALLLLGLELHDGAIQSLTAALMFLEAAAAGEGNLANQQRGTELVRSAVTELRALLSDIHEQPSSPITAHELVPKCCASLALALDLQVTCHVDKQPSPAQLSSAQAWHLTRVLGESLRNVARHSGQRAAQVHLASESDQLILTIADRGCGFVPAEVPSGHFGLRGIKLRAELLGGKLAVKSSPGGGTTLVVSLPAS, from the coding sequence ATGTCATCGTCCAGTCGACAGCCCGACGCACTTTTGCTGCTCGGGCTGGAATTGCACGACGGCGCGATTCAGTCCCTCACCGCTGCCTTGATGTTTCTCGAGGCAGCTGCAGCAGGGGAGGGGAATCTGGCGAATCAGCAGCGCGGCACGGAGCTGGTGCGAAGTGCGGTGACAGAACTTCGCGCGCTACTCTCGGATATTCACGAGCAGCCCTCTAGCCCCATCACCGCACACGAATTGGTGCCGAAGTGCTGCGCTTCGCTAGCGCTGGCGCTCGACCTGCAAGTCACGTGTCACGTCGACAAGCAGCCCAGTCCGGCGCAGCTCAGCTCCGCTCAGGCGTGGCATCTGACGCGTGTGCTCGGCGAGTCGCTGCGAAATGTCGCCCGGCATAGCGGCCAGCGCGCTGCACAGGTCCATCTGGCGAGCGAAAGTGATCAGCTGATTCTCACCATCGCGGATCGCGGCTGCGGCTTTGTCCCGGCGGAAGTTCCGAGCGGTCATTTTGGCCTACGCGGCATCAAGCTGCGGGCGGAATTGCTGGGTGGGAAGCTGGCAGTGAAAAGCTCGCCCGGAGGCGGGACAACGCTCGTCGTTTCGCTCCCTGCGAGCTAA